GTGGTGCAACTGGCACTGGCTTCCGCGATCTTTCACTCCCTTGAATACATGGCCATCGTGACTTGGTCCATGCATCGAACTCGCGAGTCATCCCAGTCCAGTGTGCTGACCCGTCTGGCGACTGTTTGGCTGTCATTCTTGGCCGTCTTCATCATCGTCATCGGCCTAGGCAACTACTTGCTTTCACGCGGCTACTTTGAGTTCTGGGTCTTCGTGAACATCATCGTTGCGTTCTGGCACTACTGCTTCGACGGCATGATCTGGAAATCGAAAAAGCGGAAACCCGGAACGAACGTCGCGACAACCGCCGCGGCGACCAAGGCGGTTCCGGCATGAGCGTCCGATTCAGAAGCCTTACAAAGTGGTTCGTCCCGATTTCTGGCACCCTGGTGGCGATCTTTGCCATAAACGGGCAATTGAACACGATCAATGAAAATCTGGCCAACGCAACCACTGCCTTTTTCGGGCGCTGGGACGTTTTGGTTGTTTGCCTGTTGGCCGCCGCCCCACTCGCGATGCTGTTGACCGCCCGCACCGGGCCGCCAGCCAACAAGCATTCAAACGACGCCGCGCCGCGAAGCGCGACACGCGCCCCTGATTCGAGGCCGACGCGAAACGGAGCAAGCGAGATCGTTTCCTATCCTGAATCGACTGAACGCTTGCGATGGGTCTGGCTGCTAGCGGCAATCGTTTTTGCCGGCCTAGCCGCCTTTGGCTGTCGCATTGTTGTCTCGTCAGCGGCCCCGCATTTCACGCTGGTCACCGCCACTTTGGCGCGCACGCTAATCGCAACCTCAGCAATGCTAGCTGTGATGTCGCTATCGCAAGCGTTAACCGCTGCTCCTCCATTGCCCACGTATGCGAGGCAATCCTGGACGGCCAAACTAACACTCGTCGCGATGACGATCATGATCCCGGCCGCCTACGTGGACTCCGTCTCGGAGGGAATCCGAATCGACCTGGACAAGGCCTTGCAGGCACGCCGGTTTGGACTGGCCAGCCAACACGCCCAGCGTTTAACGCAACTTCATCCGGAAGCGGTGATTCAAGATCAACCGATTCAGTCCATCCATGCCGACATTACTGGACAAGTTCAGAGGCTCGACGCCACACTTCGCCGTCCGCTCTCGCCACGAGCAACATCGTCCGAACGAGGACGCCGGGTCACGGTGCTGATGCAACTTGATCGCAACGAAGAAGCAATCCGGTTGCTGATTCCACTCACCCATGGCCCACGGTTCCAACCGATCAGCCTGGACTATCTCGGACTTTGCTACCAACGTCTCGAGAGGTATCAAGAGAGTCTAAATGCTTATCAGGCTGCCGTTGCCCACTGGACTTCCCAACCCGAAGACGACCGACAAAAATCGAGTCTCGCGAGCGCATGGAAAGGCGTTGGCTTCGCCGCCCGAAGGCTCAACCAACGCAGTCTCGAAGAACACGCATACCGACAACTTGTTGAGACTTCCACGACCGCTGCCAATCACATGCTGTTGGCGCAGTGTTATCGCGAACATCAAAAGACCGAACTCGCCGCGCAGCACACCACGATTGCTGCGGAACTCGATCCAGAACTGAAAACCAAATCCGAATCGATGTTGTCGTCAATCTCGACAGACCATTTCGGCTGCTGGCTGGTTCCCCGCAGCTAGGTCGTATCGCCTGGATGATGATTTCTTTTGAAAGAGCTGCGTAATCTTAGTTACGGAAGTTCCTCAAGCAAACCGCTGGAGTCATCGACTGGATGGCTGTGCCAATCGGGTTGCCAAGCTCGCAAGCGGTTCGAACCACCAAGCGACGTCGATGAGGCTTGATGTTGCGAATGATTCGCTTGATCGAATTCACATTTGGTGAGCAAGACTCCTGGATGCAATCCGGAGTCAATCATTAATCGGATGCGTCAACGAGTTCGCTGCTTTGTTTGGCCGTCAGAGTTCATCGATACTCGACCGCTGCAACGATCCGTTTCTTAGATCCACGTTGCTGTCTTCCCGCGTCCGCTCGGAACTCGATTCCCGACTCTCTGATCACAGCGTCCTAGCCGTATCAACGCTTGACATTCGTTTCGTCGAGAAACATCCGCTTGCAAATGTCCGACTTGCGGCCTGAGTGTTGCCAGCTCATCCGTCCTTCTCTGACATCACTTCTCCGGCATCACTTCTCTCGTGACCGCTAGCAGTGTGGCACGGCAGTTGCTCGATGTTTGTTTGTTCCACGCCTCGCTCACCTCTTAAAAGTGAACCTGAAGATGAAACACGCAACCTTCTCAATTCTTTTGTTGGGTTTGTCTCTGAGTGAAATCTTGACACCTGCTGCCGCCAGCGTCGATGAGTCTTCATTGACATCCGCCGAGCCCGATAGCAGCCAGTCACGCGAACGATCATCCGACATGATTTCAAGTGTGGAAAGGGCGATCATCACACAGACGAACGAGTTCCGAAAGTCAAAAGACTTAGATTCGGTTGAGCCCGAGAACGACCTAACGAAGGCCGCCGAAAATTTCGCGAAATTCATGGCAAAGACTGGGAAATACGGGCATCGTGCCAACGGCATGACGCCAGCTGAGCGTGCCAAGGAGGCTGGCTACGACTACTGCGTCGTTCGCGAAAATATCGCTTACCGCACTAACACTGGTGAAGTCTCTGCCGACGACCTAATTGAAGTGTTCGTTCAGGGCTGGATCGACTCTCCACCGCATCGTGAAAACATGCTTGCCGACTACGTCACCCACACCGGTGTTGCCGTCGCGACGACGGACGACGTCACGTTCTACGCAGTGCAGTTGTTTGGGCGTCCCAAATCGGCTGCCTTCCAATTGGAAATCTCCAATCAGTCTGGAGAACCCCAAACCGTTGTCTTCACCGCGAATGACCAGAGCGACGAAGTCGAAATCCAACCGCGAACGACACTCAAAATGACACGTTGCCTACCGACCTTCGTCAGCCTAACGGACAGCGACAAAAGCACCAAAGTCGAGTCCGACATCAAACTAACGATCAACGAAGACGGAATCGTTGGTTCGCGAGACAACTAAACGACTGCTTCTTCGCTCGCTGAATCCCTTCACACCGAATTCTACCGCGAACAGTCCCATAAATCACATTCTCCGAAACTCCTTATTCCTCCAAAGGAACTTACCTATGTCCAGCGAATGCCTAATCGCCGAATTCTCAGACTATTCTTCTTTTCAGACCGCGTTGCAAGTACTCGAAAAGTCGAATTACACCGACCAGCATGTATCGGTTGTCACCCAATCCGAAGAAGTGGCCGGTTCAACAATCGATGACCGGCAAGGAGCGAATTCCGTCTCGCCTCCGTCAGGCAAGACCACTGGGGCCGCCACGCTCGCCGGCGGAACTCTCGGTGCAATGCTCGGTAGCGCCACGTTGATGGGTCCTTTGATCGTAGCAGGGCCGCTGCTTGGAATGGCCGCAGGAGCGGCTGGCGGCAGTGTTTTGTCTTCCATCGATAGCTGGGGTGTCGACGGGGATACCGGTGAGCAATTCGCGGAACGCGTCCGCAAGGGGTCTCGATTGATCATCTTAACGGGAAATGATGCCCGACTCTCAGAGGGAGAACGATTGCTCCAAACCTGTGACCCAAAATCTCTGGAACGGTTCGAAGAAGCGGCCTAGTGGGTTTGCTTGAACCACATCGACACATGGACTTCGCCACAACAGATCAAGTCCCTGTGGACATGCTAAAGACGCGTCGCTGCCGAACAACCTACACCGCACGCAGCGAAAGGTAAGCGACTCGCACGGTTAGTTAGGCAAAGATGGATCGGACTGAAAGCAGCATTCGATGGCACTGGGTTTGCAAGCTCTAGTTTTGTTTCGAAACCGCAAGCGACCGTCCAAAGCTCGGTCGCGATCGACGCGGTTTCACCTCAACTAGCTCCGCCAACCCCAAAGCGATTCCATGATTCTTTCCCGTGTACTCTTAATCGTCTCGTCCGTTGCCATAGCGGCTCCAAATGCCAACGCTCAAACGCCGGCAGTCCCCGATGGATCGCCCTCTCAGATCAGTGACTGGGCGCTCGCTGGCATCATCTGGAGCGATGCGAGTCTGACCAAGAAGCTTGCCGACAGTGCGGCAAAAGAGACAAAGTCAGCCGAAGAGGCCTCTCAGTACCGCCAGTTGTCGCAAAAGGCTACCGAGATCATCGAATCGATGGAGGAGTTCGGTTGGAAACAGGTCAGGCGATCCGCCAAGGTGATCGATGACCGACCAAACGCCAATTCGAGTGCAAGCGAAATTGCTCCGACATTGAGCGGTTCGGAAACGGCTGATACACGGGCGCGTTCTCCATCAGCAAATTCAACCGGGGCGGTTCCGGATGACCAACCAAACGAAGACCGCATCTCACTGAACGTCAACAATTACCGAGTCGACGATTATGTTGACGAGACTCCGAGC
The DNA window shown above is from Neorhodopirellula lusitana and carries:
- a CDS encoding tetratricopeptide repeat protein; protein product: MSVRFRSLTKWFVPISGTLVAIFAINGQLNTINENLANATTAFFGRWDVLVVCLLAAAPLAMLLTARTGPPANKHSNDAAPRSATRAPDSRPTRNGASEIVSYPESTERLRWVWLLAAIVFAGLAAFGCRIVVSSAAPHFTLVTATLARTLIATSAMLAVMSLSQALTAAPPLPTYARQSWTAKLTLVAMTIMIPAAYVDSVSEGIRIDLDKALQARRFGLASQHAQRLTQLHPEAVIQDQPIQSIHADITGQVQRLDATLRRPLSPRATSSERGRRVTVLMQLDRNEEAIRLLIPLTHGPRFQPISLDYLGLCYQRLERYQESLNAYQAAVAHWTSQPEDDRQKSSLASAWKGVGFAARRLNQRSLEEHAYRQLVETSTTAANHMLLAQCYREHQKTELAAQHTTIAAELDPELKTKSESMLSSISTDHFGCWLVPRS
- a CDS encoding CAP domain-containing protein is translated as MKHATFSILLLGLSLSEILTPAAASVDESSLTSAEPDSSQSRERSSDMISSVERAIITQTNEFRKSKDLDSVEPENDLTKAAENFAKFMAKTGKYGHRANGMTPAERAKEAGYDYCVVRENIAYRTNTGEVSADDLIEVFVQGWIDSPPHRENMLADYVTHTGVAVATTDDVTFYAVQLFGRPKSAAFQLEISNQSGEPQTVVFTANDQSDEVEIQPRTTLKMTRCLPTFVSLTDSDKSTKVESDIKLTINEDGIVGSRDN
- a CDS encoding DUF1269 domain-containing protein, with the translated sequence MSSECLIAEFSDYSSFQTALQVLEKSNYTDQHVSVVTQSEEVAGSTIDDRQGANSVSPPSGKTTGAATLAGGTLGAMLGSATLMGPLIVAGPLLGMAAGAAGGSVLSSIDSWGVDGDTGEQFAERVRKGSRLIILTGNDARLSEGERLLQTCDPKSLERFEEAA